The Manis javanica isolate MJ-LG chromosome 2, MJ_LKY, whole genome shotgun sequence genome contains a region encoding:
- the LOC140848081 gene encoding olfactory receptor 1J4-like: MNPQNQSSVSEFLLLGLPVPPEQQGMFFALFLGMYLTTVLGNLLIILLVRLDSRLHTPMYFFLSHLALSDISLSSITVPKMLTNMHSQWQSITYLGCISQVYFIVFFGSLDGFLLTVMAYDRYVAICHPLHYTTIMRDDVCVIFMVGCWLSSWAQALLHTLMVGRLSFCAGTIIPHLFCNLAVVLKSSCSDTSLNELLIHTEGGLVFIVSVSGILGSYIRMAVIILKVPSLKRISKALSTCGSHLFVVCLYYGTLAGVYFFSSSGKSKDKDIIASLMYIMVTPMLNPFIYTLRNNDIKCALQKVIRGKVSTLSH, from the coding sequence ATGAATCCACAGAACCAGAGCAGCGTGtccgagttcctcctcctgggcctccccGTCCCCCCAGAGCAGCAGGGCATGTTCTTCGCCCTGTTCCTGGGCATGTACCTGACCACGGTgctggggaacctgctcatcatcctgcTCGTCAGGCTGGACTCgcgcctccacacccccatgtacttcttcctcagccacCTGGCCCTCTCTGACATCTCCCTTTCATCCATCACTGTCCCAAAGATGCTGACAAACATGCATAGTCAGTGGCAGTCTATCACATATTTGGGATGCATTTCACAGGTGTATTTCATCGTCTTCTTTGGTTCCCTTGATGGCTTCCTTCTCACAGTGATGGCATATGACaggtatgtggccatctgtcaccctCTCCACTACACCACCATCATGAGGGACGATGTGTGTGTCATTTTCATGGTCGGGTGCTGGCTCTCCTCCTGGGCTCAGGCTCTGTTGCACACCCTCATGGTGGGCCGATTGTCCTTCTGTGCAGGGACGATCATTCCCCACTTGTTTTGTAATCTTGCTGTTGTGCTCAAGTCCTCCTGCTCAGACACCTCCCTCAATGAGCTGCTCATCCACACGGAAGGCGGACTGGTCTTCATCGTGTCGGTGAGTGGGATCCTGGGCTCTTATATCCGCATGGCAGTCATCATCCTGAAGGTCCCATCTCTCAAAAGAATCTCCAAAGCCTTGTCTACATGCGGCTCCCACCTCTTCGTAGTGTGTTTATACTATGGGACACTCGCAGGTGTTTACTTTTTCTCCTCATCAGGAAAGTCCAAAGACAAGGACATCATTGCTTCGTTGATGTACATTATGGtcacccccatgctgaaccccttcatctacaccCTGAGGAACAATGATATCAAATGTGCTCTTCAGAAAGTTATCAGAGGCAAGGTTTCCACCTTAAGTCATTAA